The Candidatus Acidiferrales bacterium genome contains a region encoding:
- a CDS encoding SIS domain-containing protein — MSDWTKRIQDELRESARVKESFSAELLARIARFAEIAAAALKNNRKMIFFGNGGSAADAQHIAAELVVRLHRDRPGLSAISLGTNASVLTAAANDLGFENVFARQIESLASQGDVLVALSTSGNSANILRGAEAGRVRGASLVGMTGETGGHLASKVDLLINVPSRNAQRIQEAHITIGHIVCSLIEEMCFPASRA; from the coding sequence ATGTCTGATTGGACCAAACGAATTCAAGACGAGCTTCGCGAAAGCGCCAGAGTGAAAGAAAGTTTTTCCGCTGAACTGCTCGCGCGCATCGCGCGTTTCGCCGAGATCGCCGCCGCGGCGCTGAAGAACAATCGCAAAATGATTTTCTTCGGAAATGGCGGCAGCGCCGCCGACGCGCAGCACATCGCGGCGGAGCTTGTCGTGCGCTTGCATCGCGACCGGCCCGGACTGTCGGCGATTTCTTTGGGAACAAATGCATCCGTGCTGACCGCCGCGGCGAACGACCTCGGCTTTGAAAATGTTTTTGCGCGCCAGATCGAATCGCTCGCTTCGCAAGGCGATGTCCTCGTGGCGCTTTCGACCAGCGGAAACAGCGCCAATATTCTTCGCGGTGCCGAGGCCGGACGGGTGCGCGGCGCTTCGCTCGTGGGCATGACCGGCGAGACGGGCGGGCATCTCGCCTCCAAAGTGGATCTGCTGATCAATGTGCCTTCGCGAAATGCGCAGCGCATTCAGGAAGCGCACATCACCATCGGGCATATCGTGTGTTCGCTCATCGAAGAAATGTGCTTTCCTGCGTCTCGCGCGTGA
- a CDS encoding DUF1634 domain-containing protein, which translates to MAEAKHGWTDERMDSTISVLLRTGVIISSIVVLAGGILYLFEYGLHMPDYRVFQREPASLMSFHRILTGILSWHGRNWIQFGLVLLALTPVARVAFCVFVFLKERDWTYVFLTLIVLSVLVFSFVGR; encoded by the coding sequence ATGGCCGAAGCGAAGCATGGATGGACCGACGAGCGTATGGACAGCACCATCTCGGTGCTTCTCCGCACCGGAGTCATAATTTCGTCCATCGTCGTCTTGGCCGGCGGAATCCTTTATTTATTCGAATACGGACTCCACATGCCGGATTACCGTGTATTTCAAAGAGAGCCCGCGAGTTTGATGTCATTTCACAGGATTCTGACCGGCATTCTTTCCTGGCATGGCCGCAATTGGATCCAGTTTGGACTTGTCTTGCTGGCACTCACGCCCGTTGCGCGCGTGGCTTTTTGCGTTTTTGTATTTCTGAAGGAGAGAGACTGGACTTATGTTTTTCTGACTCTGATCGTTCTTTCCGTGCTGGTTTTCAGCTTTGTCGGAAGATAA
- a CDS encoding sulfite exporter TauE/SafE family protein encodes MNVFLFTLLILICSLAAGLLGSLTGLGGGVVIVPLLVLVFKVNIHYAAGASLISVIATSSGAAAAYVKEGYSNVRIGMLLEVATTLGALYGAYLVAKVSPSAIAVIFGVVLILSAYLSLRKPPNISDARSPDRLAAWLRLNGDYPTPQGLKAYTVRRVPVGFLVCNVAGILSGLLGIGSGALKVLGMDQAMETPFKVSTATSNFMIGVTAAASAGIYFHRGYIDPSLAMPVMLGVLFGAFMGARIMPGAATHYLRVLFSATIVVLGIEMLVKGLTGKL; translated from the coding sequence ATGAACGTCTTCCTCTTCACTCTGCTGATCCTGATCTGCTCGCTGGCCGCGGGGTTGCTCGGATCGCTCACCGGCCTGGGTGGCGGCGTGGTCATCGTTCCTCTCCTCGTGCTCGTCTTCAAAGTGAATATTCACTATGCTGCGGGAGCGTCGCTCATCTCTGTGATTGCCACGTCCTCGGGCGCGGCTGCTGCGTACGTCAAGGAAGGCTATTCGAACGTGCGCATTGGCATGCTTCTCGAAGTGGCCACGACGCTCGGCGCGCTCTATGGCGCCTATCTCGTGGCTAAAGTTTCTCCTTCGGCGATTGCCGTCATCTTCGGGGTTGTGTTGATTTTGTCGGCTTATCTGTCGCTCCGCAAGCCGCCAAATATCAGCGACGCTCGGTCACCGGACCGCCTTGCTGCGTGGCTGCGACTGAACGGAGATTATCCGACCCCACAGGGACTCAAGGCCTATACGGTTCGCCGCGTGCCAGTCGGATTTCTCGTTTGCAACGTCGCGGGAATTCTTTCCGGCCTGCTCGGAATCGGCAGCGGCGCTCTCAAGGTTCTGGGAATGGATCAAGCCATGGAAACGCCGTTCAAGGTTTCCACCGCCACGAGCAACTTCATGATCGGCGTGACGGCCGCGGCCAGCGCGGGAATCTATTTTCACCGCGGCTACATTGACCCCTCGCTGGCCATGCCGGTTATGCTCGGCGTTTTGTTCGGTGCGTTTATGGGAGCGCGTATCATGCCCGGCGCGGCCACGCATTATCTCCGCGTGCTGTTTAGCGCCACGATTGTGGTCTTGGGAATCGAAATGCTCGTAAAGGGCTTGACGGGAAAACTCTAA
- a CDS encoding CpsB/CapC family capsule biosynthesis tyrosine phosphatase: MTKKIRTCAAALQFESEIALTLSILALVGYLRHFMIDIHCHILPDLDDGSDSMETSLGMAEMAIEDGVTHVIGTPHANSTYAFAPKLMRERREELQEKLGERLAIATGCDFHLTFENIEALRADPLRFTLNQKNYLLVEFGDFSIPPAIDRTLHELQLLGLHLIITHPERNPLIRSQWELLWNWMRQGCLVQVTAQAITGGFGSRAQAAAGRLLDAGAIHFIASDAHNLTTRPLRLKAAFEAVAEKKGEEMARALFESNPRAALEGRPLPYLPEPAQWKEAPREGKPRKRFWFF, from the coding sequence ATGACGAAAAAGATTCGCACATGTGCGGCGGCGCTGCAATTCGAATCTGAAATCGCGCTTACTCTTTCCATTCTTGCGCTCGTGGGTTATCTTCGGCATTTCATGATCGACATTCACTGCCATATTCTTCCGGACCTTGACGACGGCTCGGATTCGATGGAGACGTCTTTGGGAATGGCGGAGATGGCCATCGAAGACGGCGTGACGCACGTCATCGGAACGCCGCACGCGAACAGCACATATGCGTTCGCTCCGAAGCTGATGCGCGAACGGCGCGAGGAACTGCAGGAAAAACTGGGCGAGCGACTGGCGATCGCCACAGGCTGCGATTTTCATCTGACCTTCGAAAACATCGAAGCGCTGCGCGCCGATCCACTGCGCTTTACTTTGAATCAGAAAAATTACCTGCTCGTTGAGTTCGGCGATTTTTCGATTCCGCCGGCGATCGACAGAACGCTTCACGAATTGCAGCTTTTGGGCCTGCACCTCATCATCACGCATCCGGAGCGCAATCCGCTGATTCGTTCGCAGTGGGAATTGCTTTGGAACTGGATGCGGCAAGGATGCCTGGTGCAGGTGACGGCGCAGGCGATCACGGGAGGATTCGGTTCGCGCGCGCAGGCCGCGGCGGGGCGATTGCTGGATGCGGGCGCGATTCATTTCATTGCCAGCGACGCACATAACCTGACGACCCGGCCGTTGCGCTTGAAAGCCGCGTTCGAAGCGGTCGCGGAAAAAAAAGGCGAGGAAATGGCGCGGGCGCTTTTTGAATCCAATCCGCGCGCGGCGCTGGAGGGGCGGCCGCTGCCCTATTTGCCGGAGCCGGCGCAGTGGAAAGAAGCTCCGCGCGAGGGCAAGCCGCGGAAGCGATTCTGGTTTTTTTAA
- a CDS encoding bifunctional homocysteine S-methyltransferase/methylenetetrahydrofolate reductase, whose amino-acid sequence MKIEEFNERLRDSVLIADGAMGSMLYELLGPQRCLDELNSTQPEAVFRVHQAYLEAGAQILETNTFGANRHKLAALGLADRVAELNHRGVKIAREAREASPHEVLVAGSIGPLGIQRHAQQLLPAEMGEIFREQAVALEERGADLFILETFSQLDELLAAIDAIRSFSRSPIVAQLTYTEEGSTFDGTRPEEALAKLKSKQVQVIGANCTIGPQLLLPVLRELANAARDSGLPLSAMPNAGFPKRVGDRIVYPKSSPGYFAQFARDAASLGVRILGGCCGSTPEHIRAMAEAMKNFRPSRAAQVAPVNGAVEETLEPREKTLRLATREPESRLWRKIQEGKFVVSVEIDPPKGTATDRVFEQVKRVMSSGHADVIDINSGSHARVEMDSLMLAGALEAQGIETIPHLTTRDANIIGLQAMLLGAWSLGGVRNVLAITGDPPSLGDHPEISGVYEVDSIGLVKVLARLNQGMGWAGKSLGSATNFTIGVAVNPVAENLEEEIHRFHAKVEAGAHFAMTQPIFDPAHWHAFLKKIGGKSPIPVLVGLWPLTSYKQALRLNNEVPGIVIPEATLKELESAGAAARDRGFALARRMLDWARSEMNGAYLIPPFKRYEEILELFS is encoded by the coding sequence ATGAAAATCGAGGAATTCAACGAGCGGCTCCGCGATTCGGTCCTCATCGCCGATGGCGCGATGGGCTCGATGCTCTATGAATTGCTCGGCCCGCAGCGCTGCCTCGACGAGCTCAACTCCACGCAACCCGAAGCCGTTTTCCGCGTGCATCAGGCGTATCTCGAAGCTGGCGCGCAAATTCTCGAAACCAACACGTTCGGCGCCAACCGCCACAAGCTTGCCGCGCTTGGTCTCGCCGACCGCGTCGCCGAACTGAACCACCGCGGCGTGAAAATCGCCCGCGAAGCGCGCGAAGCCTCGCCACACGAAGTTCTCGTCGCCGGCTCGATCGGCCCTCTCGGCATCCAGCGCCACGCGCAGCAGCTTCTCCCTGCGGAGATGGGCGAGATTTTCCGCGAGCAGGCGGTCGCCCTCGAAGAACGCGGAGCGGATCTCTTCATTCTCGAAACATTCAGCCAGCTCGACGAGCTTCTCGCCGCCATCGATGCCATTCGTTCTTTTTCGCGTTCGCCAATCGTCGCGCAACTCACCTACACCGAAGAGGGCAGCACGTTCGACGGCACGCGCCCCGAAGAAGCTCTGGCAAAACTGAAATCGAAGCAGGTTCAGGTCATCGGCGCGAATTGCACCATCGGCCCGCAGCTTTTGCTCCCCGTTCTTCGCGAACTGGCCAATGCTGCAAGAGATTCCGGCTTGCCCTTGAGCGCCATGCCCAATGCCGGATTCCCCAAGCGCGTCGGCGACCGCATCGTCTATCCGAAATCCTCGCCGGGATATTTCGCGCAATTTGCCCGCGACGCCGCTTCGCTCGGCGTGCGTATTCTCGGCGGCTGCTGCGGCAGCACACCCGAACATATTCGCGCCATGGCTGAAGCCATGAAGAATTTCCGTCCGTCGCGTGCTGCGCAGGTCGCTCCTGTGAATGGCGCCGTCGAAGAGACTCTCGAACCGCGTGAGAAAACTCTTCGCCTTGCGACGCGCGAGCCGGAAAGCCGCCTCTGGCGCAAAATTCAGGAAGGAAAATTCGTCGTCTCTGTCGAGATCGACCCGCCCAAAGGAACCGCGACGGATCGCGTGTTTGAGCAAGTGAAACGCGTGATGTCGAGCGGCCACGCTGACGTCATCGACATCAATAGCGGCTCGCACGCGCGCGTCGAAATGGATTCCCTGATGCTCGCCGGAGCGCTCGAGGCGCAAGGAATTGAGACGATTCCCCATCTCACCACGCGCGACGCGAATATCATCGGCCTGCAAGCGATGCTTCTCGGCGCTTGGTCTCTCGGCGGCGTTCGTAATGTGCTCGCCATCACCGGCGATCCTCCATCGCTCGGCGACCATCCGGAAATCAGCGGCGTGTACGAAGTGGATTCCATCGGGCTTGTGAAAGTGCTCGCGCGTCTCAATCAGGGCATGGGCTGGGCCGGAAAAAGCCTCGGCAGCGCCACGAATTTCACCATCGGCGTTGCCGTGAATCCCGTCGCGGAAAATCTAGAAGAAGAAATTCATCGCTTCCACGCGAAGGTCGAAGCCGGCGCGCATTTCGCGATGACCCAGCCGATCTTCGATCCTGCGCACTGGCACGCATTCCTGAAAAAAATCGGTGGCAAGTCGCCGATTCCCGTGCTCGTCGGATTATGGCCGCTCACCAGCTACAAACAGGCCCTGCGCTTGAATAACGAAGTCCCCGGCATCGTGATTCCCGAAGCCACTCTGAAGGAATTGGAATCCGCCGGAGCGGCGGCGCGCGACCGCGGCTTTGCCCTGGCGCGCCGCATGCTCGATTGGGCGCGTTCGGAAATGAACGGCGCCTATCTGATTCCGCCGTTCAAGCGCTACGAGGAAATTCTGGAGCTTTTTTCGTGA
- a CDS encoding DUF1697 domain-containing protein: MPVIISLLRGVNVVGRNQIKMDQLRALYESLKFTGCQTYINSGNVVFSTRERDVTALPARIEKAIERKFGFRPSIVHRTADELRSVIARNPFAKRLEINPSKFLVGFMAGEASTEACAKLRAINVGPEEIHFSSRELYIYFPNGVGQAELSWSSIDRAMKIPITGRNWNTVTKLLAMAEALESSK, encoded by the coding sequence ATGCCTGTCATCATCTCCCTGCTCCGTGGCGTCAACGTCGTCGGCCGCAATCAAATCAAAATGGATCAGTTGCGCGCGCTCTATGAATCCCTGAAATTCACCGGCTGCCAAACCTACATCAATAGCGGCAACGTTGTTTTCTCCACCCGCGAGCGTGACGTAACCGCTCTTCCCGCGCGCATCGAAAAAGCCATCGAACGCAAATTCGGCTTTCGCCCCAGCATCGTTCACCGCACGGCTGACGAACTTCGCAGCGTCATCGCGCGCAATCCCTTCGCGAAGCGCCTTGAAATCAATCCCAGCAAATTCCTCGTCGGTTTCATGGCAGGCGAGGCGAGCACGGAAGCCTGCGCCAAGCTTCGCGCGATCAACGTCGGCCCCGAGGAGATTCACTTCTCCTCGCGCGAACTCTACATCTATTTCCCCAACGGCGTCGGCCAGGCGGAACTCTCCTGGTCGTCCATTGATCGCGCCATGAAAATCCCCATCACCGGCCGCAACTGGAACACCGTCACCAAGCTCCTTGCTATGGCTGAAGCGCTCGAATCCTCGAAATAA
- a CDS encoding pyridoxal-phosphate dependent enzyme yields the protein MLCKNILEAIGNTPLIRLHRLTKDIHAEVYVKADYLNPGGSVKDRIGVWMIDEAERKGLLKPGGTIIEGTSGNTGMGLALVAAVRGYKVVFTITDKQSREKIDLLKAFGAEVIVCPTAVEPEDPRSYYSVAKKLAREIPNSFYPNQYENPMNPEAHYNTTGPEIWKDTDGKITHFVCGMGTGGTISGVGRFLKEKNPAVKIIGVDPIGSLYYEFFKTGKVGKAQTYVVEGIGEDIFPSTMNFKVLDDILQVTDEESFVWARRLAKSEGIFTGGSGGSCISGALRLARECKKGDVVVAFLPDTGMRYLSKVFNDSWMREHGYVESEVPLCAADVVRFKHQNGKHRELIVARPYQTVFHALHTMQQQDISQLPVFEEENPIGTIYEDQILNLALQGKDLRKLVIREVMGEALPRVPSDAPVERVTHLLSHSGPAVFVEMSNGKFEILTKFDLMDTIAGLMEQKR from the coding sequence ATGCTTTGCAAAAACATTCTCGAAGCCATCGGCAATACGCCGCTCATTCGCCTTCATCGCCTGACCAAGGATATCCACGCCGAAGTCTACGTGAAAGCCGATTATCTCAATCCCGGCGGCTCGGTGAAAGACCGCATCGGCGTCTGGATGATTGACGAAGCCGAACGCAAAGGCCTGCTCAAACCCGGCGGGACGATCATCGAAGGCACTTCAGGCAACACCGGCATGGGTCTCGCGCTCGTCGCCGCCGTGCGCGGCTATAAAGTCGTTTTCACCATCACGGACAAGCAGTCGCGCGAAAAAATCGATCTGCTCAAGGCCTTCGGCGCTGAAGTCATCGTCTGCCCCACGGCCGTCGAGCCTGAAGATCCGCGCAGCTACTATTCCGTCGCCAAGAAACTCGCGCGCGAAATCCCGAATTCGTTTTATCCCAATCAATACGAAAATCCCATGAACCCCGAAGCCCATTACAACACCACCGGCCCGGAGATCTGGAAGGACACCGACGGCAAAATCACGCACTTTGTCTGCGGCATGGGCACCGGCGGAACAATCAGCGGCGTCGGGCGCTTCCTCAAGGAAAAAAATCCCGCCGTGAAAATCATCGGCGTCGATCCCATCGGCTCGCTCTACTACGAATTTTTCAAGACCGGCAAAGTCGGCAAGGCGCAAACCTACGTCGTCGAAGGCATCGGCGAAGATATTTTCCCGTCCACGATGAATTTCAAAGTTCTCGACGACATTCTGCAAGTCACCGACGAAGAATCCTTCGTCTGGGCGCGCCGCCTCGCCAAATCCGAAGGCATTTTCACCGGCGGTTCTGGCGGCAGTTGCATCTCCGGCGCTTTGCGCCTCGCGCGCGAATGCAAAAAGGGCGATGTCGTCGTCGCGTTCCTTCCCGATACCGGCATGCGCTATCTCAGCAAGGTTTTTAACGACAGTTGGATGCGCGAGCACGGCTACGTCGAATCAGAAGTCCCGCTCTGCGCCGCCGACGTCGTCCGCTTCAAGCATCAAAACGGCAAGCATCGCGAACTCATCGTCGCGCGCCCCTATCAGACCGTTTTCCACGCCCTGCACACCATGCAGCAGCAGGACATTTCGCAGCTTCCTGTCTTCGAAGAGGAAAATCCCATCGGCACGATTTACGAAGATCAAATTCTCAATCTCGCGCTGCAGGGCAAAGATCTGCGCAAGCTCGTCATCCGCGAAGTGATGGGCGAAGCGCTTCCGCGCGTTCCGAGCGACGCTCCCGTCGAGCGCGTGACGCATCTGCTCAGCCATTCCGGCCCGGCCGTTTTCGTCGAGATGTCCAACGGCAAATTCGAAATCCTCACCAAATTTGATTTGATGGACACTATCGCAGGCCTCATGGAACAGAAACGTTGA